TTATTTTCAACCTATCGAATAACGGACGTTTGATACAGAATATAATTATACCATTTAGCTCTTAATATTTCCTAAAGAAACCTATTAAAATTAAAGAATTATTAAAACAAATTGGGAAGTACGCTTCTTCTCATGAAAAATAAAAACATTTTTCCGGTTTATATTCGTCCTTTATGCCCGATGCATACTATGGTTCTAAGCTGCTAAAGCAGCAAGAACCATAGCAAAAAAAAAGCGCCTACGACAATTCTGTCGTAAACACTTAGTGATGAGTCATGTAGGATTCGAACCTACGACCCTCTGATTAAAAGTCAGATGCTCTACCAACTGAGCTAATGACTCTAAATAATATACAAAAGACGGGCAACGTCCTACTCTTGCGGAGGGAAACCCTCAACTACACTCGGCGCTAAGAAGCTTAACTACTGTGTTCGGCATGGGAACAGGTGTATCCTTCTTGCTATCGCCACCAGACAATTTGTATTTATTTAGATTTTATCTTACTAGAATATTCATAAAAATTATGCATTTTTATTCGTATCTATCTACTATCTTAAACAGTAGATTTAAGTAACTGGGCTAGCTGGATTCGAACCAACGCATAACAGAGTCAAAGTCTGTTGCCTTACCGCTTGGCGATAGCCCAATAATGGTGGAGGGGGGCAGATTCGAACTGCCGAACCCGAAGGAGCGGATTTACAGTCCGCCGCGTTTAGCCACTTCGCTACCCCTCCATAATTAAGGAATATAAATTATAATACTACTCAACGAGAGTTATTATAACAGGATTGGTGAAAAATTGTCAATACTTTTTTTAAGTATTTAATGCATATTTATTTCAAAACTGCATAATTTGCAACAACTCCATTAGTATAATACAGATTCGAGTAGTTCGCAAGAGTTATTTTACAAATAATCAATTTTTTTCCAAATAGTTCTAAAAAGCTAAAGAAAAATGGCCAAAATACTGCCGATAAATTTCTTTAGCCTCGTCTTTTTATAATAGATTTTTAAATGCGTCTTCTTGCATAAGTCGAATCGTCGAAACAGATTCATGCATTTTTTGCTTTTATAAATCATTTAATGGAATTTCAATAATAGACTTAATTCCTTCTCGATTTACGACAGCTGGAGAACCAATATATATATCTTTTTCCCCATAAGCCCCATCCAAATAAACTGAGAGTGGTAAAATAGCATTTTCATCATCAAAAATAGCTTTTGTAATTCGAGCTAAAGCTATCGCAATCCCATAGTGAGTTGATCCTTTACGCTGAATAATCTTATAAGCCGCATCTCTGACATCTGTCACTAATTTAATTAAACTTTCCTCAGTCACTTCTGGATGCTCTCTCATCCACTCGTAAATTTGCAAACCACCTATATTAGCATGGGACCAGACAGGAAATTGCGTATCGCCATGCTCACCAATGATATATGCATGCACATCTCGGGCATCCACATCAGTTATCCCTGCTAAGGCTCCTCTAAAACGAGCACTATCTAAGGACGTACCTGATCCGATAACTCTTTGAGTTGGTAATCCAGAAAATTTCCAAACTGCATAAGTTAAAATATCAACAGGATTACTAGCTACTAAAAAGATTCCGTCAAATCCACTAGCCATTACTTGATCTACTATGATTTTAGCTATTTTAAAATTCTTTTTAATTAAGTCTAAGCGGGTTTCATTTTCAGCCTGTGCTGCTCCAGCAGTAATCACAACTAAATCCGCATCTTTACAATCTGCATAAGTTGCTGCATAGATTTTTTTAGGCGATGTAAAAGCTAGACCATCTGATAAATCTAAGGCATCTCCCTCACTTTTACCTGTGTCCAAATCAATAATGCCTAATTCACGACCAATATTTTGTGCAACTAAAGCAAATGCGTAACTAGATCCTACATCACCCGCACCAATCAAAATAATTTTTTCTTGATTTTTATCCGCTTGTTTCATGTTGTTCCTCCATTCTATATACTAGCTCCCATAGTCGTTTACATTCGACTTTACCTTCTATTAATCAGTAAAAATTAAACACTCTATAATTCAAGTTGAGAATACCATTTTTTTTACATGTAAGGCAACAAATTCGATTCCTACTTCCATTAAAGAAAACCCATAAATAAGATAAAAACAGAAAAAATGTCCTATGATTTAAGCCTAGTAGTCTGAAAAATATTTTCTTACGTTTCTAATTTATTTAATCAGCACATGGATCTAGCTCGATATTTATGTAACTTTTTGATCGTGTCGGTGATTTAGATAGTGGTTGAACTGTACATAAAAAACGTTTAAAGTATTCGTAAAGTCTACGATACTCTAAACGCCCTTTTCCATCATTCTTTTAATTGGAACATAATGACTTTTTTAACACCTTGTTAATTTTGTTCTCCATTTTTTTCAATCAACTCTTTAAACCAAAAATAGCTCTTTTTAGGAATACGTCTCAATGTCTTTTCATCATGTTCATCACGGTCTATATAAACCATTCCATAACGTTTTTGATATCCATTCAACCAACTTAATAAATCTGTATAGCTCCACGTACAATACCCTAAAACTTCCACACCATCTGTTAAAGCTTCTTGGATTGCCGATACATGTTGAGATAAATAATCAATTCGATAATCATCGTTAATCTGATCGTCTGACTCTAACGTATCAAAGGCTCCTAGTCCATTCTCTGTAATCAGGATGGGCAAATGATAGCGATTTTCAATTCGGCGTAAAGCTACATGTAAACCTTGTGGATCAATAGTCCAATCCCAATCTGTCGTTTCAGTATAAGGGTTTTGCACCGTTTTATACATTCCTGGAATTCCACTATCTTTTGACGTCCCTTTTTTTCCAGAAAAGTTCATTTCTGCTACTCCTACACCACCAATTAATGGATTGTATTCAACAGTAGTCGTTTGATAATAATTTAACCCCATAAAGTCAGGTTTTCCAGCTTTTAATAACTCCATATCCCCAGGTAAAATGGTTGGTGCTATTCCGTTTTCACTCAAATAGTGCATTGTCGCTTTAGGATATTCTCCCCAAACATAAACATCCATCCAAAAATGTGCCAACAACTCTTCTGCATTCTCACTTGCTAATACATCATTTGGATTAGGCGTTGCTGGATAAACTGGAGAATAAGCAAAACTTGGTCCTATTAATGCTTCTGGAATATTTAAAGCTTTAAAAGATTGAATAACCTTTGCGTTGGCTAAGTTAGCAATATGATTCACTTCATAAAATCGTTTTTCATCTTTAACTGCCGGAGGATGACTTCCATAACGATAGCCAAAACCAACAAATATATTTTGTTCATTTAAACTAACCCAATGCTTCACTCTATCCCCGTAACGTTTAAATAAAGTGACTGCATAGTTATTGAAATCTTCAATAACTTGACGATTTTCCCATCCACCATAAGCATCCATTAAGGCTTGTGGAATATCCCAGTGATACAAAGTCACGACAGGAACAATATTATAGCTCAATAGTTCATCAATTAATCGATCGTAAAAAGCTAAACCTGCCTCATTAATTTCCCCAGTTCCATCAGGAAAAATACGGCTCCAAGCAATTGAGAAACGATAAGCTTTTAGCCCTTGCTCTGCCATTAACTTAACATCTTCCTTATATCGATGATAGTGATCAACTGCAACATCTCCATTTGTACCTTGGAAGGTTGCACCAGGCACTTTAGCGTAGTTGTCCCAAACTGACTTCCCTTTACCATCTACATTCCAAGCCCCTTCTACTTGATAGGCTGCACTTGCGCTTCCCCATAAAAAAGTTGAAGGAAAACTAACTTTTTTTGAATAATCCATTTTAGACTCACTCCTCTATTCTTTATCTAACGTATTTAGCATCTATTTAAAAAACATTACATTCATTTTAGCATAGTTTACTAAAAAACATCAACAAAAGACTAGACAATAAAAAATAAACAAACACTCATTAACATACATCATATAAAAAAAAGACTAACCGTAGTTAATCTTTTTACCTTATTTCACTTCATTCTTCATCATTGATTAATAAATCTGTAATTAATTGGATTTCCATTTCAGCACCAACCGCCAAAGCACCTTCATTAATTTTAAACTTAGGATGATGATTCATATAACCACAGCCTTCCTCAGCTGTACCACCTCCAACAACAAAAAATGAACCTGGCACAACATCTGTATAGGCAGAAAAATCTTCGCCTCCCATCATTTGGGGAGCTGTGATGAGTCCTTTTTCTCCAACAACTTTTAAAGCTGCTTTTCGGACTAATTCAGTCGCTTCTGAATCATTTACAACTGGACTATAACCCATAATATAATTTAATTCATAGCTAGCCCCATACATTTTAGTCACATGTTCAATTATTTCTTCAATACGCTTTCTCACCAATGTGCGGACAGCCGGATCATTCGTTCGAACGGTGCCTTGAATTTTTGCTGTATCAGGAATAACATTCGCGCTATTTCCACTAGTAAATTCACCAATTGAAAGTACCGCATTATCAAAAGCAGCAATATTTCGCGAAATAATATTATTTAAATTTGTGATAATTTCTACACCAACTAAAATAGGATCAATTGCTAATTCTGGAGTTGATCCATGAGAACCGACCCCTTGAATTTTTAATTCGAAAATATCAGCTGCAGCTGTCAAAGCACCTGTACGAATTGCCACAACGCCTACAGGTATTTTAGGGAATATATGAATTCCAAAAACTAAATCAACGTCTTTCATAACTCCTGCTTCGACTAAAAATTTAGCACCTCCAGGGGGAACTTCCTCGGCAGGTTGAAAAATAAATTTGACAGTTCCAGCAATTTTTTCTTGCATGCTTGTTAATACTTTACAAGCCCCTAAAAGCATCGCAGTATGAGTATCATGTCCACATGCGTGCATAACTCCCTCATTTTGAGAAGGAAACGCAACATCTGCTTCTTCAACAATTGGCAATGCATCAATGTCTGCACGTAGAGCAATTGTTTTACCAGGCTTTGCACCCTTCAAAATTGCCACTACACTGTTCTCTGTTGGCGTTGTTAATTCAAGATTAGGAAATGTTTTTAATAGTTGATAAATATACTTAGCAGTTTCAACCTCATGAAAAGAAAGCTCCGGATTTTCATGAAGATGTCGACGCCATTTAACCATATCCTCAATCGGTAAATTTGTTTGACTATTCATTTATAGCTCCTCCTTGTCGATTCATTTTTAAAAATATAATAGCACCAGCAGCACCTATCCCCATTAATATAAAGAAAATAAATGTCGATAAGAAGTTGCCATTTGATACTCGAATTAATTCTCCTATTATTAAAGGAGCAAAGATTCCACCCATGACACCACCTGTCCCAATAGTAGCATAGCTTGGTGAAAAGCGTTCATTTATAAATAACTTTAATGGGATACTCATCAATGTCACAAAAGCGACTAGCATAGAAAAATTCGCTATCCCTAGCAATAGCGTAATCAAAATAATTGAGTCAAATGTATACACACCTAGCATAGAACATCCGCCAACAATACAAAAAATAGCAATAACTATTTTTTCTTTTCCAGCAAAATACCTCCCAACAATATAGCTGCCGCCAAGCGCGCCTATTAACGCAAAAATACCAGCAATTGAATTAATTTTGGCTGCATCGGTTAAACTCATCCCTTTTGCAGAAGTAAAAAAAGTTGGTAACCAATTCGTAAATCCATAAACTAGTGAGTTTATAAAAAAGGCACATACCGTTAGTATCCAGACACGCGAATCTTTCCAAATACTCAGCAATGGAACTTTATTTTTAGACGGAATATCAAGAAGTACCTTATCATTCGTATGTTTTTCTTTTGGTAAAAAAACAAGTAAAACGAGCATAACGAGCGAGGCAAGGCCCGCCATAACAAAGTACGCTTTACGCCAGCCTATAGTCTCTATCATGGGAGAAACCATGACAGGCCCCACAATACCAGCAATTCCAGAAGAAGCTAATAGTATTCCTTGTGCAAATGTTCGTTTATTTAAAGGTAAATTTAGGGATATTTCTTTTCCAGAAGAAGCTGGGTATCCTGAGTGTGCGATTGCACCCGTTAAAAATCGAATCAACATAAAATAAATTAACCCTTTCCCTAGACCAAATAGAAGCATAAAAATCGCTACAAATAAAATAGAAAAAACTAATATTTTTCGCGAACCTATTTTATTATTCAATAAACCCATTGGAATTTGCATTAAAGTATACCCAACAAAAAATGAACTCATAATCCACCCCGTTTGAGTAGTACTTAAACTGAATTCTTTTGCAATAGGCACTAATGCGACCCCTACTCCTAGTTTATCAATATAAATCATAATGTAACCTAAAAAAAGAGTTGCTATCATTAAATTGTTTTTACGATTCAACTGTTCACTTTGTTTTATCGCCATTATCTCACCATTTTCTAATTTTTTAGTTATACTACTTAATATACTGAAGAAAACCAAAAAAAACAACAATTTTTTATTCTTTTTACTTAATAATCATTTAGAATTGTCACAATAGAAAATTAAAGAAATATTTGTAACACAAATGTAAAATAAGTATTGACTTCGTAACTTAAGCTGTTATACTAAAGATATTGAATAACCTATTTTACAATAAGGAGTGTTTAGAAATAAAAAAACAAGTAAAAACATTAGCAATCATAGGAGTATTAATTTGTTCACTAAGTATTTATCTAAGTTTTTCTCAAAGCAATCAAAATCAGGCAACTTCTAAACATAAATCTCCGCAACCTGCTAAAATCCTAACAAAAAATGAAATTACACCAGTAAACAAAACGACTATAGATTCTTCAAGTCCAATTACTATCATTCAACCAGAAGCTGCAGAAGCTGAGAACGCCGTTACTCCTGAACCTGAAATACTTGAACCAACTACGGATACTGAAACTATTACAAAAATGCCAGAGAATTCAGATGATATTGCAGTGGAAAAAATACCAATCCAATTAACAGCAGATGAAGCCTCAGCAGCACAAACTGATCCCATTGTAATTGATTTATCTTACCAAGGAAATTGGAAATCTTTAGATGGCAGTAGAACTATTACTGGTACACAGTATGGCTTCAAATTTGAAAATAGTCCTGTAGGCTGGTTAAATCGTTATTCAAAAAATGACACAGGTTTAATTTTAGGTGATACAAACTATTTTACTTTTTATGTTCGCTTAACAGAAAATGATCATTTAATTATCGAAAAAACTGATGGGACTGAATTTTGGGAGTTTACTCGCAATTATCAATAAAAAAATGACCTCACTATCTGATGGAAATGCAGTGAGATCGTTCTTATTTCTTATAAACTCAGGTTCCAATAAAAAATACCTTAAGCTCTTTAAGCTTAAGGTATTTTTTATTCTCATTATGACCCGTACGGGAATCGAACCCGTGATACCGCCGTGAAAGGGCGGTGTCTTAACCGCTTGACCAACGGGCCATTTTTATTTCAAGCACAAAAATTATTATATAAAAAATTTGGCTACTTGTAAAGTTATTTTTTTAAAAATTTCTACTTTTA
This Carnobacterium maltaromaticum DSM 20342 DNA region includes the following protein-coding sequences:
- a CDS encoding MFS transporter gives rise to the protein MAIKQSEQLNRKNNLMIATLFLGYIMIYIDKLGVGVALVPIAKEFSLSTTQTGWIMSSFFVGYTLMQIPMGLLNNKIGSRKILVFSILFVAIFMLLFGLGKGLIYFMLIRFLTGAIAHSGYPASSGKEISLNLPLNKRTFAQGILLASSGIAGIVGPVMVSPMIETIGWRKAYFVMAGLASLVMLVLLVFLPKEKHTNDKVLLDIPSKNKVPLLSIWKDSRVWILTVCAFFINSLVYGFTNWLPTFFTSAKGMSLTDAAKINSIAGIFALIGALGGSYIVGRYFAGKEKIVIAIFCIVGGCSMLGVYTFDSIILITLLLGIANFSMLVAFVTLMSIPLKLFINERFSPSYATIGTGGVMGGIFAPLIIGELIRVSNGNFLSTFIFFILMGIGAAGAIIFLKMNRQGGAINE
- a CDS encoding M20 metallopeptidase family protein: MNSQTNLPIEDMVKWRRHLHENPELSFHEVETAKYIYQLLKTFPNLELTTPTENSVVAILKGAKPGKTIALRADIDALPIVEEADVAFPSQNEGVMHACGHDTHTAMLLGACKVLTSMQEKIAGTVKFIFQPAEEVPPGGAKFLVEAGVMKDVDLVFGIHIFPKIPVGVVAIRTGALTAAADIFELKIQGVGSHGSTPELAIDPILVGVEIITNLNNIISRNIAAFDNAVLSIGEFTSGNSANVIPDTAKIQGTVRTNDPAVRTLVRKRIEEIIEHVTKMYGASYELNYIMGYSPVVNDSEATELVRKAALKVVGEKGLITAPQMMGGEDFSAYTDVVPGSFFVVGGGTAEEGCGYMNHHPKFKINEGALAVGAEMEIQLITDLLINDEE
- a CDS encoding glycoside hydrolase family 1 protein, coding for MDYSKKVSFPSTFLWGSASAAYQVEGAWNVDGKGKSVWDNYAKVPGATFQGTNGDVAVDHYHRYKEDVKLMAEQGLKAYRFSIAWSRIFPDGTGEINEAGLAFYDRLIDELLSYNIVPVVTLYHWDIPQALMDAYGGWENRQVIEDFNNYAVTLFKRYGDRVKHWVSLNEQNIFVGFGYRYGSHPPAVKDEKRFYEVNHIANLANAKVIQSFKALNIPEALIGPSFAYSPVYPATPNPNDVLASENAEELLAHFWMDVYVWGEYPKATMHYLSENGIAPTILPGDMELLKAGKPDFMGLNYYQTTTVEYNPLIGGVGVAEMNFSGKKGTSKDSGIPGMYKTVQNPYTETTDWDWTIDPQGLHVALRRIENRYHLPILITENGLGAFDTLESDDQINDDYRIDYLSQHVSAIQEALTDGVEVLGYCTWSYTDLLSWLNGYQKRYGMVYIDRDEHDEKTLRRIPKKSYFWFKELIEKNGEQN